GCCATAGAAGTTCTTCTTGCGGATCTCGAGCGGGTCCTTGCCGAGGGCAAAGGCCACCTCGTCGATGACCCGCTCTGCGCCGACCATGCCTTGCGGGCCGCCGAAGCCGCGAAACGCGGTGTTGGAGACCGTGTTGGTATAAAGCGGCGCTGACTGAGCGTGCACCGCCGGCCAGAAATAGGTGTTGTCGCAGTGGAACAGCGCGCGGTCGGTGACCGGGCCGGAGAGGTCCGACGAAAAGCCACAGCGCGCAGCAAACATGAAGTCGACGCCGAGGATGTTGCCGTCGTCGTCGAAGCCGACCTCGTAGTCGATCAGGAAATCATGCCGCTTGCCGGTCGCGGTCATGTCGTCGTCGCGGTCCGGCCGGATCTTGACCGCACGATGATGGCGCTTGGCCGCGATCGCGGCGAGCGCCGCGAACTGGTTGCCCTGCGTTTCCTTGCCGCCGAAGCCGCCGCCCATGCGGCGGATTTCCACCGTGATGGCGTTGCTCGGGATACCCAGCGCATGGCTCACCATATGCTGGACTTCGCTCGGATGCTGGGTCGAGGAATAGATGGTGACGTCCTGGTCCTCGCCGGGGACGGCCATTGCGATATGGCCTTCGAGATAGAAGTGCTCCTGGCCGCCGAGGCGCATCTTGCCCTTGAGCTTGCGGGGCGCTGCCTTGATCGCCGCCGCCGCGTCGCCGCGCCTCAATGTGAGCGGCGGCGTGACAAGCTTGTCCTTGCGCGGGTCGAGCGCGCCTATGTCGGTGACGAAGGGCAGCTGCTCGTACTCGACCCTGGCCAGCCTGGTGGCGCGGCGGGCCTGCTCGCGTGTCTCGGCGATGACGCAGAAGATCGGCTGGCCATAGAACTCAACCTTGCCCTCGGCGAGCACCGGCTCGTCATGGCGGCCGGTGGGCGAAATGTCGTTTTCTCCCGGCACGTCCTTTGCCGTCAGCACATCGACGACGCCAGGCGCGGCGCGCACGGCCGAGAGGTCCATCTTCGTGATCGTCGCATGCGTCGCGGTGGACAGGCCGAGGCAGCCATGCAGCGTGCCGGCCGGCTCCGGCATGTCGTCGATATAGACCGCCGTGCCGCTGACATGCTTGTGCGCGGATTCGTGGCGCTGGTCGCTGGCGACGCCACCCGAGATCTTCTGGGCCTTGAGGTTAGGGACGTGCTTGGTCATTCAGCCTCCTTTCCTTCTCCCCGTTCACGGCAGGGCTGTCCGGGGAAAGGTTCGGGTGAATCGAAATGCCGCATGTGCATGCCCCGTAAGACGGGGATTTTCCGTCTACCTTCTGGTTGTCGAGACTCAGAAAGGGAACGGGGCATGCGCTTTACGCCTAGCATTCTTGGCAAGCTGGTTGAACCGATCAATCGTCGCCGCTTCCAGACGATTGTGGATAGCCATGACGGGGATGCGTATGACAAGTCGTTCAAGAGCTGGGACCATCTCGTGGTGTTGATCTATGCTCAGCTCAGCGGCGCGACGAGCCTTCGCAGCCTGCAAGCCGGCTGGAACGCCAACTGCCAGCACCATTACCACCTCGGCAGCGACCTGTTGCGGCGCTCGACCTTGTCGGACGCCAACCGGCGCCGCCCTGTAGCCGTCTTCGCCGAGACGTTCGCCCTGCTTGCAGGCCAACTCGACCGGCAGATGCGTCGCGAAGGCAGTGCCATGCTGCGGCTGATCGATTCCACGCCCATCCCGCTCGGCAAGCTTTGCGACTGGGCCAAGTCGAACGGCCGCATCCGCGGCATGAAGCTGCATATCGTCTATGATCCAGACAGCGACTGTCCGCGCGTCCTCGACATCACCGATGCCAACGTCAACGACGCCCAGATCGGCCGCACCATCTCTATCGAAGACGGTGCGACCTACGTGTTCGACAAGGGTTACTGCCACTACGGCTGGTGGACGGCGATCGCGGCGGCGCAAGCCTTCTTCGTCACCCGGCCCAAAACCAACATGGGGCTCAAGCTGGTGTGCGATCGTCCCCTCGCAGCCATGCACGGCGATGGCTTCACCGTGCTTGAGGATGCCGAGGTGAGCTTTGCCAGCAAAGGCGATTCCAAACTGCCGATCCGCTTGCGTCGCATCATCGTGAAGCGAGACGAAGGCGACACCATCACGCTGCTGACCAACGATCTCGAGCGCTCGGCCGCCGACATAGCAGCCCTCTACAAGGGGCGCTGGCAGATTGAGCTCCTGTTCCGCTGGATCAAGCAGCACCTCAAGATCCGTAAGTTCCTCGGCAACAATGACAACGCCATCCGCCTGCAGCTCTTCGCCGCCATGATCGCCTATGCGCTGTTGCGCATTGCAGCGCGCGCATATCGCGTTGCACTGCCGATCCTGCGCTTCACCGACCTGGTGACACGATGCCTGTTCGAGCGGCGCCACATCGCCGCCATCGACAAACCGCCGCCCGTCAATCCAAGTCGAAGGTACCCCCGCTGCTCTCCCGATCAGATGAGCCTCGACTATGTCTAACTTTCCCCGGACAGCCCTGCGTTCACGGGGAGAAGGTGGCCCGAAGGGTCGGATGAGGGGCGGCGCTGACGTCGACGAGTTTGCAGAAAACGACCGGTGCCGGCGCCGCCCCTCATCTGCCTGCCGGCATCTTCTCCCCGTGAACGGGGAGAAGGACGCTACCCGCGACTGCTTGCACGCGTTGATTTGCATCAGGCCGCCTCGCTGCGCGAAACCTGTAGCGGCGCCTTGGTGCCGGTCGTCTCGACATAAAAGCGCAGCAGAAGGTTCTTCGCCGCCAGCGCCCGATATTCGGCGCTTGCCCGCATGTCGGTGAGCGGCGTGAAGTCACTGGCGTATTCGGCCATAGCCGCCTCCACGGTCGCTTCGCTCCAGACCTTGCCGATCAATGCCTTCTCAACCGCCGTGGCGCGCTTCGGCGTCGCCGCCATGCCGCCATAGGCGATGCGGATATCGGCCACCGTACCGTTCTTGGCCAACGTCAGGTAAAAAGCCCCGAGCGTCGCCGTGATGTCCTCGTCGCGGCGCTTGGTGACCTTGTAGACGGCAAATTTTTCGCCGCTCGCCGGCACCGGAACATGCACCGCTTCGACGAACTCGCCGGGCTGACGGTCCTGCTTGCCATAGGCGATGAAGAAGGTTTCGAGCGGGATCGTGCGGCGCTTCTTGCCCTTGCCCAGCGTAAGCTGCGCGCCGAGCGCGATCAGCGGCGGCGGCGTGTCGCCGATGGGCGAGCCGTTGGCGATGTTGCCGCCGATCGTGCCCATGTTGCGCACCTGCTCACCGCCGATGCGGTCGACCAGCGGTCCCAAGGCCGGGATGCGCTTCGACAGCGTCTCGAAGGCTTCGGTGTAGGTTACGCCCGCGCCGATGGTGATGACGCCGTCCTTCTCCGAGATGGCGCGCAGGCCGTCGAGACCGCCGATGAAGATCGCGGGCGAGATGTCGCGCATATGCTTGGTGACCCAGAGGCCGACATCGGTCGAGCCGGCGACGATGGTGGCGCCCGGCTCCTTTTCGAGCAGCCCTGCGAAATCGTCGACGCCGGCCGGCACGATCAGCCGCGCCTTGCCCGACCCGATCTCGACTCTCGCGC
This region of Mesorhizobium sp. M2A.F.Ca.ET.046.03.2.1 genomic DNA includes:
- the xdhB gene encoding xanthine dehydrogenase molybdopterin binding subunit → MTKHVPNLKAQKISGGVASDQRHESAHKHVSGTAVYIDDMPEPAGTLHGCLGLSTATHATITKMDLSAVRAAPGVVDVLTAKDVPGENDISPTGRHDEPVLAEGKVEFYGQPIFCVIAETREQARRATRLARVEYEQLPFVTDIGALDPRKDKLVTPPLTLRRGDAAAAIKAAPRKLKGKMRLGGQEHFYLEGHIAMAVPGEDQDVTIYSSTQHPSEVQHMVSHALGIPSNAITVEIRRMGGGFGGKETQGNQFAALAAIAAKRHHRAVKIRPDRDDDMTATGKRHDFLIDYEVGFDDDGNILGVDFMFAARCGFSSDLSGPVTDRALFHCDNTYFWPAVHAQSAPLYTNTVSNTAFRGFGGPQGMVGAERVIDEVAFALGKDPLEIRKKNFYGASGDKEGDRNVTPYHQTVEDNVIQRIIAELEASSNYARRRREISAFNANSRFIKRGLALTPVKFGISFTATHYNQAGALVHVYTDGSVHLNHGGTEMGQGLYLKVAQVVAEEFQIDLDQVKITATTTGKVPNTSATAASSGSDLNGMAAQNAARQIKDRLTNFASEKYQVPRDQVLFLPNRVRIGNQEIPFGDLVKQAYMARIQLSAAGFYKTPKIHWNRDKGEGRPFYYFAYGASCSEVSVDTLTGEYVVERTDILHETGRSLNRAIDLGQVEGGFIQGMGWLTTEELWWDDKGRLRTHAPSTYKIPLASDRPKVFNVTLADWSEANEPTVHRSKAVGEPPFPLGMSVLHALSDAVASVADHRICPRLDAPATPERVLMAIERLKREATQPA
- a CDS encoding IS4 family transposase: MRFTPSILGKLVEPINRRRFQTIVDSHDGDAYDKSFKSWDHLVVLIYAQLSGATSLRSLQAGWNANCQHHYHLGSDLLRRSTLSDANRRRPVAVFAETFALLAGQLDRQMRREGSAMLRLIDSTPIPLGKLCDWAKSNGRIRGMKLHIVYDPDSDCPRVLDITDANVNDAQIGRTISIEDGATYVFDKGYCHYGWWTAIAAAQAFFVTRPKTNMGLKLVCDRPLAAMHGDGFTVLEDAEVSFASKGDSKLPIRLRRIIVKRDEGDTITLLTNDLERSAADIAALYKGRWQIELLFRWIKQHLKIRKFLGNNDNAIRLQLFAAMIAYALLRIAARAYRVALPILRFTDLVTRCLFERRHIAAIDKPPPVNPSRRYPRCSPDQMSLDYV
- the xdhA gene encoding xanthine dehydrogenase small subunit, producing MADTKVRTEIRFILNGGDVALTDVAPDATLLDWLRLNRSLRGTKEGCAEGDCGACTVLVGKLAGDGLVYESVNACIRFVGSLDGTHVVTVEHLRGEPGKLHPVQQAMVDFHGSQCGFCTPGFVMSLYGLWMKTPDPSNAAIEKALQGNLCRCTGYEAIMRAAHAISSYGKAAKDPLAVERKDITARLKALRDGARVEIGSGKARLIVPAGVDDFAGLLEKEPGATIVAGSTDVGLWVTKHMRDISPAIFIGGLDGLRAISEKDGVITIGAGVTYTEAFETLSKRIPALGPLVDRIGGEQVRNMGTIGGNIANGSPIGDTPPPLIALGAQLTLGKGKKRRTIPLETFFIAYGKQDRQPGEFVEAVHVPVPASGEKFAVYKVTKRRDEDITATLGAFYLTLAKNGTVADIRIAYGGMAATPKRATAVEKALIGKVWSEATVEAAMAEYASDFTPLTDMRASAEYRALAAKNLLLRFYVETTGTKAPLQVSRSEAA